A single genomic interval of Zobellia nedashkovskayae harbors:
- a CDS encoding TlpA family protein disulfide reductase: MKPSVKYIAVGVLLIGVGLVLFTPILPKLRAYTGRIISYSSIKLKADKTIPENTYDWVVTDLNTQTYSYQNAKGKVVFLNLWATWCKPCLEEMPVIQALYDDYGDKVSFMLVSEEKFSRVNNFILKKGYSLPFFIAENKVPEIFSSSTIPTTYIISKQGKIIMAENGAVDWNSDKIRKLLDQLLVE, encoded by the coding sequence TTGAAACCTTCTGTAAAATATATTGCCGTAGGAGTATTGCTGATTGGCGTCGGCCTTGTTTTATTTACACCTATACTTCCTAAATTAAGAGCTTATACCGGGCGGATTATTTCTTATAGTTCAATTAAGCTGAAAGCAGATAAGACCATTCCAGAAAATACATACGATTGGGTAGTAACGGATTTAAATACCCAAACATACTCTTATCAAAATGCAAAAGGAAAAGTAGTTTTCTTAAACCTTTGGGCTACTTGGTGTAAACCTTGTCTAGAAGAAATGCCCGTTATTCAAGCATTATATGATGACTATGGAGATAAAGTAAGCTTTATGTTAGTGAGCGAGGAAAAGTTTAGTAGAGTTAATAATTTTATATTGAAAAAGGGATATAGTCTACCTTTTTTTATAGCTGAAAATAAAGTGCCGGAAATATTTAGTTCCTCTACAATTCCTACTACTTACATTATAAGTAAACAAGGCAAAATTATTATGGCCGAAAATGGAGCTGTAGATTGGAACAGTGATAAAATCAGAAAATTATTAGATCAACTTCTGGTAGAGTAG